Proteins encoded in a region of the Geobacillus genomosp. 3 genome:
- a CDS encoding pirin family protein — protein sequence MIRIDRASSRYHADYGWLKTYHSFSFGEYYDPNNIQFGPLRVLNDDFVAPLAGFGAHPHREMEIVSIVLKGYLQHEDSTGHKAVTTFGGVQRMSAGTGIVHSEVNPSATEEVNFLQLWFLPEEHGLTPSYERTEFPVEKMKNALLPVVTKHPSSPGIAHIHQDLTIYLSDLEVGHELTFTQPEGRNIFIFVIEGDLTLNGEAHLERRDAARIADTPALRLATNGGARFMLIDLPKQ from the coding sequence ATGATTCGCATTGACCGGGCGTCGTCCCGATATCATGCTGATTACGGTTGGCTGAAAACGTACCATAGTTTTTCGTTTGGCGAGTATTACGACCCGAACAACATTCAATTCGGGCCGTTAAGGGTGTTAAACGACGATTTCGTCGCGCCGCTTGCGGGGTTTGGCGCCCATCCGCACCGGGAGATGGAAATTGTGTCGATCGTGTTAAAAGGGTATTTGCAACATGAAGACAGCACCGGGCATAAAGCGGTGACGACGTTTGGCGGCGTGCAGCGGATGTCGGCCGGCACCGGCATCGTCCATTCGGAAGTGAATCCGTCAGCGACGGAGGAAGTGAACTTTTTGCAGCTATGGTTTTTGCCGGAAGAGCACGGGCTCACGCCGTCGTACGAGCGGACCGAATTCCCGGTGGAGAAGATGAAAAACGCGCTGTTGCCGGTTGTGACGAAACATCCGTCTTCCCCGGGGATTGCTCACATTCATCAAGATTTGACGATTTATCTTTCCGATTTGGAAGTTGGGCATGAGCTGACGTTCACTCAGCCTGAAGGGCGAAACATCTTCATCTTTGTCATTGAGGGGGATTTGACGTTAAACGGCGAGGCCCATCTCGAACGGCGCGACGCGGCCCGCATTGCGGACACGCCGGCGCTTCGCCTGGCGACGAATGGGGGAGCGCGGTTCATGCTCATTGATTTACCGAAACAGTAA
- a CDS encoding S41 family peptidase, which produces MKKTTTAVLMVISMLIGAGGTYAGLQLAGGAEDGPMPVAISEELSKTAGDHEEMKKIRQAYELIKNRYVEKVDEKTLTEGAIQGMIGTLDDPYSVYMDAETTEQFNESLDSSFEGIGAEVSMIDGKVTIVAPIKNSPAEKAGLKPNDQILRVNGESLEGLDLYEAVLKIRGKKGTTVELEILRPGAKNVMKVKVVRDEIPIQTVYESIKTYDGKKAGYLQITSFSENTAADFKKKLAELEAEQIDGLIIDVRGNPGGYLQSVEEILKQLVPKGKPYVQIEERDGDRQKFYSDLTTKKPYPIVVLIDNGSASASEILAGAMKEAGGYKLVGEATFGKGTVQQAIPMGDGSNIKLTLYKWLTPDGHWVHEKGIKPDVVVAQPDYFHVAPLHVEKPLQYDMNNEQIANAQKMLKGLGFDPGRTDGYFSKQTETAVKAFQQANKLPANGRIDEQTADVLQAKIMEAIRDPQHDVQLKAALNVLFP; this is translated from the coding sequence GTGAAAAAAACGACAACGGCCGTACTGATGGTCATCTCGATGCTGATCGGGGCCGGCGGGACGTATGCCGGCTTGCAGTTGGCCGGCGGAGCGGAAGACGGACCGATGCCGGTGGCCATTTCCGAGGAACTGTCCAAGACGGCCGGCGATCATGAAGAAATGAAAAAAATTCGCCAGGCGTATGAACTCATCAAAAACCGGTACGTGGAAAAAGTCGATGAGAAAACATTGACGGAAGGCGCCATTCAAGGGATGATCGGCACGCTGGATGACCCGTATTCCGTCTATATGGATGCAGAGACGACCGAGCAGTTCAACGAATCGCTCGATTCATCGTTTGAAGGGATCGGCGCTGAAGTGAGCATGATTGACGGCAAAGTAACGATCGTGGCGCCGATTAAAAATTCGCCCGCGGAAAAAGCGGGGTTGAAGCCGAATGATCAAATTTTGCGCGTCAACGGGGAAAGCCTGGAAGGGCTTGATTTGTATGAAGCGGTACTGAAAATCCGCGGCAAAAAAGGGACGACAGTAGAACTTGAGATTTTGCGGCCGGGCGCGAAAAATGTGATGAAAGTGAAAGTTGTCCGCGACGAAATTCCGATTCAGACGGTATATGAGTCGATCAAAACGTATGATGGCAAAAAGGCCGGGTATTTGCAAATTACGTCGTTCTCGGAAAATACGGCCGCCGATTTCAAAAAGAAACTGGCCGAGCTTGAAGCTGAGCAGATTGACGGTTTGATCATCGATGTGCGCGGCAATCCGGGCGGCTATTTGCAAAGCGTGGAAGAAATTTTAAAGCAGCTCGTTCCGAAAGGAAAACCGTACGTGCAAATTGAGGAGCGCGACGGTGACAGGCAAAAGTTTTACTCCGACTTGACGACGAAAAAGCCGTACCCGATCGTCGTGCTTATTGACAACGGAAGCGCGTCGGCGTCAGAAATTTTAGCCGGGGCGATGAAAGAAGCGGGCGGCTACAAGCTCGTCGGTGAGGCGACGTTCGGCAAGGGGACGGTGCAGCAAGCGATTCCGATGGGCGACGGCAGCAACATTAAGTTGACGCTGTATAAATGGTTGACGCCCGATGGTCATTGGGTTCACGAAAAAGGGATTAAGCCGGATGTGGTAGTAGCTCAGCCGGATTATTTCCACGTTGCTCCGCTTCATGTCGAAAAACCGCTCCAGTATGATATGAACAACGAGCAAATCGCCAATGCGCAAAAAATGTTAAAAGGGCTTGGCTTTGATCCAGGCCGCACTGACGGCTACTTCAGCAAACAGACGGAAACAGCGGTAAAAGCCTTTCAACAAGCGAATAAGCTGCCAGCCAATGGTCGCATCGACGAACAGACAGCCGATGTGCTGCAGGCAAAAATTATGGAAGCCATCCGTGATCCGCAGCATGATGTGCAGCTGAAAGCGGCGTTAAACGTCCTATTCCCATAA
- a CDS encoding MerR family transcriptional regulator — protein sequence MELKTPDVAARLGVSPKTVQRWVRKYNIPLQKNEAGHYLFDEKTVALLERVKFEQGAALEAPPASDRPSTPPPNVPIHTLFQGYVEPEIERVSSRLEQLERQLEQKADDVVSIQLLHHRQEMEEITARLTALEQLVARLEQQLNKQPPSSHDTPNEPKRKRRGLGRVMGLFV from the coding sequence ATGGAATTAAAAACGCCTGACGTTGCCGCCCGTCTCGGAGTGTCGCCCAAAACGGTTCAGCGCTGGGTGCGGAAATACAATATTCCGCTGCAGAAAAATGAAGCCGGTCACTACTTGTTTGACGAAAAAACGGTCGCCCTGCTTGAGCGGGTCAAATTTGAACAAGGCGCGGCACTCGAAGCGCCCCCGGCTTCCGACCGTCCCTCGACACCGCCGCCGAACGTTCCCATTCACACTTTATTCCAAGGATATGTCGAACCGGAAATCGAACGCGTATCCTCACGCCTTGAGCAACTCGAACGACAACTGGAACAAAAAGCCGATGACGTTGTTTCGATCCAATTGCTTCATCATCGCCAAGAAATGGAAGAAATCACCGCCCGCCTCACCGCCCTCGAACAGCTTGTCGCCCGTCTTGAACAGCAGCTGAACAAACAGCCGCCTTCTTCCCATGACACACCGAATGAGCCAAAGCGGAAGCGACGCGGCCTCGGGCGGGTGATGGGTTTGTTCGTTTGA